One stretch of Punica granatum isolate Tunisia-2019 chromosome 5, ASM765513v2, whole genome shotgun sequence DNA includes these proteins:
- the LOC116207517 gene encoding protein TRIGALACTOSYLDIACYLGLYCEROL 4, chloroplastic has protein sequence MANLRTAMDAAFWDLDLSSPQALDGSAKLVPGSPAPLDGARASRALRFQQLSFLGNGFPLGIIPSYSPTPHKELGSFCLQSLLLRPATSNWWLGLVGQFRPKKLISSIKAEISNVDEWELSAVKDFAKHFLDKSLYSIGLCSQLSLSPSSSVLISTEKHGEKKRRRHKFMLFHKLPNHDITMEAAWPGLFIDQKGRYWDVPESISLDLLSLASETGFRYRFGIHKNSGQPHPVNGITSEVPSSVLQGICAKAAFSYEKSKDIWRVKETKEDLMIKTDKGIFLRPSYDIRLKEPHAAVSGIIGGTFTAWLRNGKSFLQAESREEGNLSPSTRRRSPLSSDLFGSVCYTYQHGKFRKYYGDLTRLDARFDINSASALVQRVFNVLRGSSVSSNDRSLSSPKLNFIFQQQVAGPFVFRVDSRLSLGSSSEKHGPHIEDMIYSLSYSLRLLQSGKVVAWYSPKRKEGMIELRLFEF, from the exons ATGGCGAACCTCAGAACGGCCATGGACGCGGCCTTCTGGGACCTCGACCTCTCTTCTCCGCAGGCCCTGGACGGCTCCGCCAAGCTGGTACCCGGCTCCCCGGCCCCGCTTGACGGTGCCAGAGCTAGCAGAGCCCTCCGATTTCAGCAGCTCTCCTTTCTCGGCAATGGCTTTCCTCTCGGCATCATCCCCTCGTACTCCCCCACTCCTCACAAGGAACTCGGCTCTTTCTGCCTCCAGTCCCTCCTCCTTCGCCCCGCCACCTCCAACTG GTGGCTTGGATTGGTGGGGCAGTTCCGGCCTAAGAAATTGATCTCATCCATAAAAGCAGAGATTTCAAATGTGGATGAATGGGAGCTTTCGGCAGTAAAAGACTTTGCGAAGCACTTCTTGGATAAGTCGCTTTACTCAATCGGCTTGTGCTCACAGCTCTCGTTGTCCCCCTCATCTTCTGTTCTGATCAGCACCGAGAAGCACGGCGAGAAGAAAAGGCGCCGCCACAAGTTCATGCTTTTTCATAAG CTTCCAAATCATGACATCACAATGGAGGCTGCATGGCCTGGCTTGTTTATTGACCAAAAAGGCAGATATTGGGATGTTCCTGAGTCCATCTCCTTAGACCTTCTATCCCTTGCTTCTGAAACTGGGTTCCGGTACCGCTTTGGTATACATAAAAATAGTGGTCAACCTCATCCTGTGAATGGCATCACCAGTGAGGTTCCTTCATCTGTATTGCAAGGAATTTGTGCAAAGGCAGCATTTTCTTACGAGAAGAGCAAAGACATTTGGAGAGTAAAGGAGACAAAAGAGGATCTCATGATTAAGACTGACAAGGGCATTTTTCTACGGCCATCATACGATATTCGTCTCAAAGAACCGCATGCTGCAGTATCTGGAATAATTG GTGGCACCTTTACAGCATGGCTTAGGAATGGGAAGAGCTTTCTGCAGGCTGAGTCAAGGGAGGAAGGGAACTTATCCCCAAGCACCAGAAGAAGAAGCCCATTAAGTTCTGATTTATTTGGTTCAGTTTGCTATACTTATCAGCATGGGAAGTTTAGGAAATATTATGGTGATCTAACCCGTTTGGATGCTCGCTTTGACATAAATTCGGCATCAGCATTAGTCCAAAGAGTTTTTAATGTTTTAAGGGGTTCTTCAGTTAGCAGCAATGACAGATCCTTGTCTTCTCCCAAGCTCAACTTTATCTTCCAGCAACAG GTTGCTGGGCCGTTTGTGTTCCGTGTGGATTCGAGGCTTTCACTTGGTTCTTCCTCAGAAAAGCACGGTCCACACATTGAGGATATGATATACAGCTTGAGCTACTCCCTCAGGCTACTACAATCCGGGAAAGTTGTTGCTTGGTACTCTCCTAAAAGGAAAGAGGGAATGATAGAGTTGCGCCTATTTGAGTTTTGA
- the LOC116207809 gene encoding putative invertase inhibitor codes for MKLPFVPFSSLPLFLSFCLIAATGYDDFTEAPATNPLVPETCSKAAQKDPNLSYGFCVSALQSAPNSLCADTLQKLGLISIKLIWGNVTSTRCYIKYLLKNKKINPYVWSCLDDCLELYSDAVPTLKQAVQDYQAKRYDDANVEVSSLIDAATTCEDGFEEKELVSPLKKRNDNAFKLSALALSIINMLPR; via the exons ATGAAGCTTCCCTTCGTGCCCTTTTCCTCTCTTCCACTCTTCCTCTCCTTCTGTCTCATCGCTGCCACCGGTTACGATGACTTTACAGAAGCCCCCGCCACCAACCCGCTCGTCCCAGAGACTTGTAGTAAAGCCGCCCAGAAAGACCCCAACCTCAGCTACGGCTTCTGCGTGAGCGCTCTCCAGTCAGCCCCAAACAGCCTTTGCGCCGACACTCTCCAGAAGCTCGGCCTCATCTCCATCAAGCTCATATGGGGAAATGTCACGAGCACGAGGTGCTACATCAAGTACCTCCTCAAGAACAAGAAGATAAACCCCTACGTTTGGTCGTGTTTGGATGACTGCCTGGAGTTGTACTCGGATGCCGTCCCCACGCTCAAGCAAGCCGTCCAAGACTACCAAGCAAAGAG ATACGATGATGCAAATGTGGAGGTGAGCTCGCTGATTGACGCGGCCACGACGTGCGAGGATGGCTTCGAGGAAAAGGAGCTGGTGTCGCCTCTGAAGAAGAGAAACGACAACGCCTTTAAGCTCTCTGCCTTGGCCCTTTCGATTATCAATATGCTCCCTCGTTGA